A single genomic interval of Aedes aegypti strain LVP_AGWG chromosome 1, AaegL5.0 Primary Assembly, whole genome shotgun sequence harbors:
- the LOC110674225 gene encoding uncharacterized membrane protein DDB_G0293934-like, producing MLSYMLPVEEKSPSVTAASAAAAARNLSLNLNSTTSGSGHSGPNPSSSASVNPQGGKSGHHRSPGGRPSSGTTKAIKSAIKTNHRYNLVPSSTSSSSSVEESGKVKKFAAKLHNQRRNGEDSVGGSAIHNGAGCGPGAGEELSVDEHTSLLGGSAGAGSGGSKSVKSDKNFNNLILVNGNGNVGTGNGSKLVSVLKNSSALKNGGDHGNTNSHHHHHNGYSAVNSYEEEDEEENNDEYDEADETEAEYDLVAANNRRNIHQQQQQTMSSKMSTSASMTRNLNGINGNGNNGGHQQPQQQSSVETPSSGIIVDTSDADSEQTATSGCGGDGSSIGGGGGGGGKKVKMNKLGGSKNVTLKR from the coding sequence ATGCTCTCCTATATGCTACCAGTTGAGGAAAAATCGCCCTCAGTGACGGCGGCCAGTGCTGCTGCTGCGGCGCGAAATCTAAGTTTGAACCTGAATAGTACCACTTCCGGAAGTGGCCATTCCGGACCGAATCCGTCGTCGTCGGCGTCGGTGAACCCCCAGGGGGGCAAATCGGGCCATCACAGGTCACCAGGAGGGCGTCCGTCGTCCGGGACGACCAAGGCAATCAAATCGGCCATCAAAACAAACCATCGCTATAATCTGGTTCCGTCGTCAACGTCCTCGTCGTCGTCGGTGGAGGAAAGCGGAAAGGTGAAGAAGTTCGCTGCAAAACTGCATAACCAGCGGCGTAACGGGGAAGATAGTGTAGGGGGAAGTGCAATCCATAACGGAGCAGGCTGTGGGCCAGGGGCTGGCGAAGAATTGAGTGTTGATGAGCATACCAGCCTACTTGGTGGAAGTGCTGGCGCCGGAAGCGGTGGCTCCAAGAGTgttaaaagtgataaaaatttcaacaaccTGATCCTGGTCAACGGGAATGGTAACGTCGGCACCGGAAACGGTTCGAAGCTCGTGAGTGTGTTGAAGAATTCGTCGGCCCTGAAGAACGGTGGTGACCATGGCAATACCAATTCTCACCACCATCACCACAATGGCTACAGTGCGGTGAATAGCTacgaagaagaagatgaagaagagaATAACGACGAATACGACGAAGCCGACGAAACAGAAGCAGAGTACGATTTGGTTGCGGCGAATAATCGCAGGAATATTCAccaacagcaacagcaaacGATGAGCAGCAAAATGAGCACCAGTGCAAGTATGACGCGGAATTTGAACGGAATCAACGGAAACGGAAACAACGGTGGCCATCAGCAGCCGCAGCAGCAGTCTTCGGTGGAGACTCCCAGCAGTGGCATCATTGTGGACACGAGTGATGCCGACTCGGAGCAGACCGCCACCAGTGGATGTGGTGGGGATGGGTCTAGCATTGGAGGGGGAGGCGGAGGCGGTGGCAAGAAGGTCAAGATGAACAAACTCGGCGGCAGCAAGAATGTGACACTCAAGAGGTGA